The segment aaaatatttttaaaaaaagaaatagcttttatttgatatattttgttgtcataaaaaattaaatagaataatCGAAATTTAGAAAGATTTGAGCGATTAAAAttataaagacatttcaatataatttattttaacctCAATAACTCTTAAGCAAATTGATATAGCACGGATGGAATTGAGATTCACATTTTATAAGTTTTGTGCGATAAGGTGTTACTGTCTTAAAAGCAAGTATTGTAGAGTAGTAGTTAGATAGGATATATTGTTGGCCAATCAAGAACTTTTATGTTCAGATTTTAAAAGTTACATAAATAAGGATGTTGTAATGGATATGTGGATATATTAGGAGAGATATTATTGAAAACGAAggtattcaaaaaaaaaaattaaatttctttaatAGAGAACAAGATGTGAAAAGCGAGATTGAAATGAgtgaagagaaaaaatattaatgccTTTATCCAAAACAATACCTAGGAATGGTTAGAAAGAGGTAGAGCAAAACAACGAAGCATTTatggaaataattttaaataagagGTTGTAAAAGacatgtatataattataatatttctcAGATAGTTATCCGTCCTTTGATTTCAGTTActatttatcttttgtgttTTGCAATTCAATTATTACTTTGTTTTGCTATATCTTTTGTGTTTTGCATTtcaattattactttattttgcTATTGTTAGTGGCCCATGTCTACCTAATATTTTGTAACTATCTAATATGTTGtgttctttagatattatttttggattattttgaattgaggtctattaaaaattatttttaaaaaataatttttgttatttttttaaaagttatttttgaataaaaatatagtgTGTGTATATTTTATTCTTCCCAAATTCtactatataaaattatagtaaGCATGTTATTGTTACGATAATATTTAAGTGAAtcaacaatttaattatttattaatttaatttaatttatattaagtcATTCAAATTCCGTTTAATTAATCTATTCAATAGATAGAATGTATTAAAatgctttttaattttataattttaactataacatatggaaattaaaaataaaaataaatattctataaaaacaaagtaaaaaaaattccgATTCCAAAGTAATTAGACGttgttataaaatcaaactcataagaatataatcataaagagaagaagacaagaaaagtaaaatggaagataagactttcttcttattcaagtgtatttaAGTGTCATCTGTatctattacaatagtgaatgaacaaccctatttatagagtgagaaatcactccaaaggtcaccatattaagtatcataataaatagatacattcttatccaaaaaggttcatgtaacctagtgaatatgaatggttgttcatgtaccaaccttatggactatccactcattcaatgaatttataacactcccccttggatgtccatagataatgtgcctcgttaaaaaccttactaggaaaaaccctgtgggaaaaaattctagtgaaggaaaaagagtacacatatcttttgatacgcaccatttgttgcctcattaaaaaccttgccaggaaaatccagtgggaaaaaacctcgatcaaggaaaaaagagtgcaacgcgtattgtacacatcacttaatttcttgtgatgatgtctccaatcttcgtacattgtggttggtatattctttttttttaaagaaaaaccacacatttcttgaatatggtgtcATCTATCTCAACTAAACGCacttttgacttgcttcatggaggacttttatttctgcagagcaacatttgcttcattgatcccaggatattattgtgcctccacatgcaaacacatagcgtgattgagatagaactttatgcagatcagataaatattctgcatctgcgtaaccaatcaattttgtcttggattcctcggAATAGAATAAGCCCATAACTATGGCCCTTcaaggatattcaatcatgtgttcaacaccatttcaatgtccttttatcggggagaaactgaatcttgccagtaaatttactgcaaaacaaatatctagtcaaatattgttagtaagatgcactagcgccctgattgcaccaagatagagtttcatcaccaaaaaAACTcatcatccttcttttgagatcaaactgaatcatcatttatgtcaagtgatctcataatcattggggtactcaatgaatgcgatttatccatataaaattgcatcaaaaattttcagtgtatgtgcactgttagacaaatatttcatttgtcaaattatcaatctgtaggtcaagacaaaattttgtcttaccatgaccttttcataaaaatacaaggactattagggtcattcttttgtaccctttttcttccttgattatttcaatccatataaggattcttgaagctttattggaaaagtttctttcaaactcttatatgcttcagacacctcgattgtttcaaggattttcatataacctttattgtctagctagacattacaattattcattacatgcattcaagttttcatatttcgccagatcaaaacaaacctcattgcatccaccaaaagagaaaacatctccaataatgtcaggatttttgtGATAAatctttatgccccaaggcacaaaccgtatttgatatattacggttatactatcgcataattatttctttgtaccccactgacattataccttgatttatggactaccagtccaaaatgtcacttttctaagtgaaacaaaatatacttgaattatgcattttacttggccaaccatttttctgtccacactatatgacagatttgaattcaagatcctcgtcacaatttatatcattgagcgctacctcgtatcaaagataccgtcgacggttatttgatatcgattccaacaagacataacttatcgagatctcttcttttttattatttcaggtacctgaacctttttcaagattttatgaagtgttatgtcaatgtgctcttttatagcacttgtctcattatcatgaccatattaatcatttgctccttccttctttaaggaattttatatttggaatcaaTTAGTCTATTACGCTttcggcgtatcatagactctgtccttcaaggacttcacattggagcattcacaactgaattatatcatagggtcagtgcattcatctggcaactgatttgcaacattatgcaaatgaattatcccttgaactttaagttcacatatttatttaacgaggatctagataattcataattaacctcacacataattttcagctgtcaatcatctctccccctaatgatagaaaatctaacattcattccaaccttatttggaagttcatctttgtgcgtggtggagcaattaaaatcatgGCCGCACATTCAAcaatttagatgaaaattatatggttcctgaccctgaaccaattttaatggggaaaccttgttggtttgatgcatacatgtgttgctacatgttaaataaaattatctcataccaaatcttatttgggagttttgtctcataaccatgatttagctataattggaggcatacaatttctgctaaatcaaccagcattatcaatataatttaatagtttggaactgtgctcttaattttaacaattcgagcaaataaccttacaaaaaccaatttgtaagttgacaacaaaatacatgtgaccATCACATAGATGCAttaatcatatagttgcaaatgatccacatgacaggtgaacgggcccatattcacccttttatatgttccaaaaattttaggggattacaatcctaaccttagctggtacaatgatcattttataaaGAGAACAGGCAACACAAgtgaattcttgaagaatctttatttcttcatcatataaatcacctgaattctcaatcacgtttgcatcacatttaatcggaatggtcaatcagtcatgccaactgatctttattttagtacacttataatttacttttacatgtgatttcatcagcatgtacatgtttgtatggaacaaacaagaggaaaagtggggtaatcttttacataaacatttataaccctcttcggttgtagtgatttatagtctcaatatttattttcaattcatccgaaacttaaaaagtttcttttgagacttactacaaccccaatattattcctctgataatagcacaactcgttagagcttgcaattaatGTTATGTACTATtacatattgcatgacaccattcctatggtgagcatctccttcaaggaggaaattatattattattgtcacggtcaaaatcattacgagcaagacgtctttcttgctttacttttgttgtaccataggtacacaaccaatgacaaatttgtattgccacacaataatgaccacaatccttataggcaagaactatttctttcttttgccctttcggtagttcataccatagtgacgtataaaacgtacaatacaattagccatttctgtcaaataaaatttatttcctctcaaatctcccgtagagatgagaagtgacatgtatcattttttctcaaaccttccatagaggtgagttgtgatatatatccaacccataatgattttatcatatcTGGACCCATTCTtttatagaatggtcgagcattcaccATACTCATCACaggtcacattctcttcaaggaatggactaattatttatttgtatttcataaatttgcattataagcacattgtcatggctttaaaattcatcatatttccatgacacacctcaacatcactttgaaagattaagtgtaccatcactttatcttcttgtatcatgatagaggatttataaacttgtcaaattattggattgacaacattcacaagtctaatgacctttcataccattttgataataaaaattgccttcacattttgaaggactatttgaagaacttatagtgttcttcattttatcattaccacaatgatgactattataattttgtccctccacgcccttattcatatcattaattatttgtcatctttcgGACTAATCattcactgctaccacattcatatgattgaatggagcaagtcaACAGGTGGATTTCAGATttatcacatgttgctaccacattcttttcaaggaatggagcaaattcaataggacgaatttcaagacttttcatcaaagtcttagtcatcattatatcatcactatgGTGCATTAACttaaactcaatgtcttatccatataaggcgtgttacaccataattctatgggacttgaacccaatcacggtgcatcaaaactcaaattgatgtcttaccctttttgtgcgatagaacttgaatctatcgtcttatcctcaaatatttttattatggtgcatccggactttaacctgatgtcttacccttttggtgcgatgaaacttgaatccatcgtcttacccttaaccaatgATATAATAaaccgaagtacaacatgactcaccctttcagtctttcaaaacaatcaaaataacattcaaactcatgctattaaaattttataccttcttctatttaagaagttttgtatagcatgttatattcaaccaatagtagtatatgtcttcggttcTTGATAATTGTTAATgactgaatattattttttattctaaatcataaaatattctagaaaatacatacctgattttatgcatataatactttgatcttcataacgagatcaaccaaaatatgagctaaagaaaaacaagaacgCACTCTCAATTTgatagagactcgtgctgataacgtgttataaaatcaaactcataagaatataatcataaagagaagaagacaagagaagtaaaaTGGAAGATAAggctttcttcttattcaagtgtatttaAGTGTCATCTGTatctattacaatagtgaatgaacaaccctatttatagagtgagaaatcactccaaaggtcaccatattaagtatcataataaatagatacattcttatccaaaaaggttcatgtaacctagtgaatatgaatggttgttcatgtatcaaccttatggactatccactcattcaatgaatttataacagaCGTTCCTTTATAAAGTTGCAaactttttcctttaaaaaaaaaaacaaatatagaaaatagttatatttaagttcaaatatttatagtaatattttaattttcttttaataaaaaaataagatatattaaaaatataataaaaaataaatatcaagacAAAATAGGGAGAGAGAACAAATATACTccatttaagaaatttattaatGAGCTTCCTTTTTTCAATTCTGTCTGCCAAGTAGGATCCTTCTGCACCATCCaccatttttgttttaatacCCCCAAACGAATCGAACCACagttatttcaatttctttgatattcaaaattataaagcTTACTTCCCCAGATTAGTATGAGATATGGGCAATTCTATGAAGCAAGAATCTCCTCTTCTTAGTTATCTTCTCTTTGTGTTTCTCTTCACATGTTCTTCTTTAATTGACGAATCAGTCGCACAGCCACCAACTACTGGAAATAAATTTCAATATGCAAGGCTCAGTCATCCTTTGGCAATTATCATAATTGTTCTTATTGCTGCGCTCTTTTTCATGGCTGCTTTTTCTATTTACATTCGACACTGCACTCAGGCTTCTGGATTGAGCGGCAGTGTCCGGCGAGCTCTATCCATGCGCCGCCGTGCTGCGGCGGCTCGTGGATTAGATGCAGCGGTTATTGAGACTTTTCCGACTTTTACTTATGCTGAAGTGAAGGATCATCAAATTGGTAAAGGAGCTTTGGAGTGTGCTGTTTGTTTGAATGAATTTGAAGATGATGAAACGCTGCGTTTAATTCCAAAGTGTGATCACGTTTTTCATCCTGAGTGTATTGATGCTTGGTTGGAATCACATGATACTTGCCCTGTTTGCCGTGCTGATCTCAACCCTCAACCGGATGAACCGCCGGTTCAAGTTCCAGAAGATGAACCGGCAACggaacagcaacagcaacagcaaaaCGATGAAGTTTCAATTCGCATAGTGAGCGACGACGAACAAAGGGAACAAgtacagcaacagcaacaagaAGAAGGTTCTGTTAATTCGACGGTGAAGCGGAATTTGAGCTTCAACGTGCCGAACCGGGTTCCCAAGCAAGAAGAAGGCGGTTCAGTTAAATCAGGAGTAAAGAGAAACTTGAGTTTCAACGTGCCGATTCAACCACCGAGATCAATTTCCATGAGGCCAAAGATGTTCAGCAAATTCAGATCACATTCAACCGGTCATTCACTAGTACTACCAGGTGAGAATTTAGACCGGTACACTCTCAGATTGCCGGAGGGCGTTCGGAAAGAGGTAATGAACCGTGCACTATTGAACCGGGCTAAAAGCTTTGGAGGCACCTTACCAAGAGATACAAGCTCCAGAAAAGGATACAGAACCGGTACCGGAGATGGAAGCAACCGGGGTTCTAGATCTAACAAAAGGATGGAGTGGTCTGAACCGGAACCGAAATCGGACCGGTGGATTTTCACCATGACACCACCATTCTTTTCAAGAGGTTCATCAATGAAATCACCCAGAGTTGGAGCTGAAGCCGGCGAGGGTTCCACCTCAGGGAGTATGAGAACCGCCGTCAAATTGCCGTCGTTTAAATGCTTGGAACCAAAAGGCGATGAAGCCTCATTGATGTCGACTGACTCGGCTCGACCGCCGGTTTAATAATCCGGTTCGAAGTCAAACCGTAATGATTCGCAAAGACTTTTCATGGGCTATAGGAAAGGGGAACGTGTTTTTCATGATAGATTGGGCCCCCGCTTTGAATTAACAAGCCCAAACTTGactctaaatttattttttcgagaaaagcatttttgtttttatttttttgttatataattgaaaaatctttaagtttttcctttttctcgTTTTAAAGATATAGTGCATATCAATAGTTGATGTAAGTGTAAccaaaaaatcacttgtaattttatttatttttccttattggATAATGTCCTATGATGATGTAAGTAtgtgtatttcaatttttggtGAAACAGAAATGTAAAGGAAAAAGTAGAGGTTTCGATTGGATTAacttatttttagcttctttttttttttaaattttttagatggTTTTTAGTTTTAGAGATGTTTGAAAAAGTTATAAAGTAATTTTAGATCActtcttttacaaaaaaaaaaaaaagaaagtaaaaaggCAACAAAAAATAGGTATAACCTATTTATAAATCTTAACTTTTCACTTACACGTTAATTTTTCATAAACCCATCTAAACAGCTCTTGAAATTGCttcctttttctttatgtttgtCGTTCAAGATGATATATTTTGGTAATGATTTGTGGATAGCTAAGACTggttcaaattcaaattaagaTTATGATTAGATGCAAATTAAGTCTTGCTCGATGATTGTGATCTATTTAATCAATATTAGTGGTCttaaacattattttacaaGTAGAATGTAGACTAAAACTTCCCTTGACTTTATAAAAATGGTATAGTCAACGTCTCGTGCCCACAGATTTGAGAGAAGACCTAACACATTGATTTcgtaattaaatatatttacaaCTAAGTTTGGCATATTAATAAATGCAATTTAAATATTCATGTATAAAGGACATAAGAATTTAGTTGAGATTTTATATTCATAGATTCTAGAAGATGATTTctgaagaaaatatttaaaactattaaatgaacttttaaaaacaaatattgagACATGTAATCTGAATATTAGCTCTGTCCTTGTGAACACAGCATATTAAGTTTTTTGAGTAAATAACAGCTacgtatattttttaatttattcttttatgaGTGAGAACAAGAGAATATAAACTATTTGCATAAGTAGCCTTTTATCACGTTCCGCCATTTGAGAGTTAAATTTTTAgggataattatatataaaagtaaattatcaattttaattaaatattataatcatagtttaatttaattgtacTTTGTAGTAAATAGTTGTTATTTTACGTCTCTTCTTAGTGAATCTCGCTCGCTACTCTCGTTCTCAATATATAATTTCGCTcgtttttatacaaatataaatgtataacaTGTGCTTGTATTTATACAAAACgaaaaaaatttgtataaatacatatatttttattcccGTTTACTAGTGAATTGTGACTTCTTTGTATGTCTTAACCCTCATTTAATTTGAAGcaacttttaaattaaatagcATTAATACTGTAATAATCACCACAAAACTTTTATGCCTAAATgggtttttaatgaaatttaagtCTGAATTCAATCTGAATAATCTGAAAAATAAGCTTACTAAGTGTCACTAATAAAAATTGGATCAAAATCAATGGAATTGGTTGGAACTTTAAGGATAGATCGGTctgtccaaaaaaaaaaatcgtaaATAGCCATAATAGGAATTTAATTAGGCTCCACAATTATAGTTTGTTAATTATGATTTGCAGTTATATGTTAGACGAAGGAAGAGTCGAGCGAGATTGGTAGAGGAAGGAGAGTTGAAAGCAAGAAAAGACCGAGAGCGGACATGAACTGTATTTGTATGtcttttaaattgtatatgtatattcttTAGATAATTGTGTATATGTAACTAGTATACAAATACTTTGCATATCTTATGAGCGAGATTGACAAAGGTaagagagagacgagcgagaatgagagaggaaggagagaggcgagtaaAGGTAGAGAGTGGGTAGAGACAAATTGTATAagtatatctatatataattatatatgtatattcatattttgtatttgtatatgcttAAGAACATAGAGAGATAtgagagagaagagaggaaaGAGACGCATAATTATAGCTAGAAAACGATTATCagtaataattaattcaaactaTAACTAAATGAACTAGTTAACTAACGCATGTTTGTTTATCCGCGTAATTTGTCTTTGTCAATTTGACTTGGATTGATTAAAATTGAAAGACAACTAAACAATTCATCGTTTTCAATCAATTAAAAACCAACATAGAGTTGTTAAATTCAGAATTAAGTGTTAAATTCTCCATTAATTtcagaaagttttaaattttctattaatttcataaactacacaaatattattgaatattctaaaataatatttatattaaacaaCTATTGCTAGACAAAGGAAATAACTATTTACgatcaaacttaaaattttactaTTGAATAATTCTACCACTCAATTTCACGTGctctttaataaaatattattcattgttttatttattatactaTTCAACTACAATTTTATACTtcaaaaatcaacaatatccctatattttttttataaataaataaataaagtgaaCGTTAATTTTCCCTCGATTGTTTGGATCGACTCAACACGTTGGTTTAActttatctatttttagtaGTATGAGGATTTTTCGAAGGTCCCAAACCATATGAAGAATTTAAGAGACTTATTCATCTCCTATTGAACAACTTAATTTCAACATTATCTCACTAATCTTTTTGTCGTAATTATCATAGTCGGAAATAATAAAAAGGTGCAAATATTTCCTTTTCCCACAATTCATTTCAAAGGTGATCTAGCTACACAAAATACCCTTATTTGTCAAAATTCCACAGCAATAATTCATGCATTTATGGTCCCCAAAAGGCAAAAGCTATTATATTCTATCGAACAATTAGAGGTTCTTGCGTGCAATTAGCTCATACTCCTATGatttattaagaaataaataatttaaatcatacattttgatattattttatacagaaaagggtcaaaattgtTTCTGAACTATGTGATATAGATCATTTATATTCTACATTACATTTTGGGATAAAAAATATCCCCGCTATTATTCTAGGAGACCACAAATATCCTCAAAAGTTAACACCCCAAATTTTTAGTGACGTGGCATGTCACATGCAACTAATCCCTCCACCTAAACGCTGCCAATTAAGATTCACTACAAAAGAACTTGATCTTTAGTGGCGGCAAAGCTgtcacaaaatttcaaaatattgcCATTAAAGGTTATGAGTTATTTTTAATGACGACTAATAGTAAAAcctatttttcaacaaaaaaatatgataattaatttttgattgcaacctaaatttctaaaataaataacttgcaatattaatattaaaaacacCCAATACTGTTACGAATAATCATgaaaattatttcttgattCACATCTCCTACTATATAATGCAtcattgtacattttatacatttacatataaaataaaaataaaaatatgatattttcaaaCTCCTACTTAAtcgatattattttcatttttaaaaaaataatgaagaaaaaatacaaaattagaatttaatgttACAAAATTT is part of the Solanum lycopersicum chromosome 1, SLM_r2.1 genome and harbors:
- the LOC101259581 gene encoding E3 ubiquitin-protein ligase ATL31, which produces MGNSMKQESPLLSYLLFVFLFTCSSLIDESVAQPPTTGNKFQYARLSHPLAIIIIVLIAALFFMAAFSIYIRHCTQASGLSGSVRRALSMRRRAAAARGLDAAVIETFPTFTYAEVKDHQIGKGALECAVCLNEFEDDETLRLIPKCDHVFHPECIDAWLESHDTCPVCRADLNPQPDEPPVQVPEDEPATEQQQQQQNDEVSIRIVSDDEQREQVQQQQQEEGSVNSTVKRNLSFNVPNRVPKQEEGGSVKSGVKRNLSFNVPIQPPRSISMRPKMFSKFRSHSTGHSLVLPGENLDRYTLRLPEGVRKEVMNRALLNRAKSFGGTLPRDTSSRKGYRTGTGDGSNRGSRSNKRMEWSEPEPKSDRWIFTMTPPFFSRGSSMKSPRVGAEAGEGSTSGSMRTAVKLPSFKCLEPKGDEASLMSTDSARPPV